The proteins below are encoded in one region of Naumovozyma castellii chromosome 6, complete genome:
- the AMA1 gene encoding Ama1p (ancestral locus Anc_5.104): MPKEKKHHAASQKKLAAKVSISGYQDRFIPYTASTAVYRASLSLRRFDPKEIDLRDQESSLSPQRLSSPEFFNDLRETGNYEPVNSQNTSIFTTDSPNNTERRQTITCTKLKREQEKYRDTIAELLGFHNSERVLTFNQENKLKPLLKLDATLALETTNLNEERSRTSTRDPRLERGTKRVKSHAAYKVLDAPCLRNDFYSNLISWSKTTNAVLVGLGCSSYMWSEALGAIPVLDHHYLFSKGDLITCVSFSPRDTKFVIGTKDGRILLFDQDLIIDNYEKYEDEVFLEPIFTYKNTASKGLGCIEWLSDGESLIVGDETGFINIINIRSTLDPNSYHLMLFKRFKAQRQQVCGISINNDNSLLAVGGNDNSCSLWNITDSEIPKKFFTLNHTAAVKAVAFCPWSKSLLATGGGSKDRTIKFWHTKTGTLLNEFKVTGQVTSLIWSKTQKQIVATFGFGDIEDPTLLTLFSFPLMTQLLHVKSPQPLRVLSAILSPNSTAICIATNDQTIRFHKIWQEDESLIKELQEKGLYGSDIIEYFEGIGGYYQGDNGGDNDKTIR, from the exons ATGCCcaaagaaaagaaacaTCATGCTGCCAGCCAAAAAAAACTAGCCGCCAAAGTCTCAATTTCAGGATATCAAGACAGATTCATTCCATATACAGCTTCAACCGCTGTCTATAGGGCATCTTTATCCTTGAGACGTTTTGATCCAAAGGAAATTGACCTAAGAGATCAAGAGTCGTCACTTTCTCCTCAGAGACTTTCAAGTCCTGaattttttaatgatttaaGAGAGACGGGCAATTACGAACCTGTAAATAGTCAAAATACATCCATATTCACTACAGACTCACCAAATAATACCGAAAGGAGACAAACCATTACATGcaccaaattgaaaagggaacaagaaaaatatagaGATACTATTGCGGAATTACTTGGGTTTCATAATTCAGAAAGAGTGCTAACTTTTAATCAAgagaataaattaaaaCCCTTGTTGAAATTAGACGCTACACTAGCTTTAGAAACTACCaatttgaatgaagaaaGGAGTAGAACAAGTACAAGAGATCCTCGTTTAGAAAGGGGGACAAAAAGGGTAAAATCCCATGCAGCTTATAAAGTTCTGGACGCCCCATGTTTAAGAAACGActtttattcaaatttaatatcatGGTCTAAGACAACTAATGCTGTATTAGTTGGACTTGGTTGTTCTTCTTATATGTGGTCAGAAGCTTTGGGTGCCATCCCAGTTCTAGACCACCATTacttattttcaaaaggtGATTTAATAACCTGTGTTTCATTCTCACCGAGAGATACAAAATTTGTGATAGGAACCAAAGATGGCCGTATTTTATTGTTTGACCAGGATTTAATCATTGATAattatgaaaaatatgaggATGAAGTTTTCCTTGAACCAATATTCACATACAAGAACACTGCCTCGAAAGGATTAGGTTGCATCGAATGGCTCTCAGATGGTGAATCATTAATTGTTGGTGATGAGACTggattcattaatattatcaatataAGGTCTACGTTAGATCCCAACTCATATCATTTAATGTTATTTAAACGATTCAAAGCTCAACGACAACAAGTTTGTG GAATATCTATTAATAACgataattcattattggCGGTAGGTGGTAATGATAATTCCTGCAGTCTTTGGAATATAACCGATAGTGAAATTcccaagaaattttttacTTTAAATCATACAGCTGCAGTTAAAGCAGTTGCTTTCTGCCCTTGGTCAAAATCACTTTTAGCTACAGGTGGTGGAAGCAAGGATAGAACTATAAAATTTTGGCATACAAAGACAGGTACTTTACTTAACGAATTTAAGGTTACAGGTCAAGTGACATCATTAATATGGTCTAAAACGCAGAAACAGATAGTTGCAACTTTTGGATTTGGTGATATTGAAGATCCCACTTTGCTAACACTTTTCTCATTTCCCCTTATGACACAACTTTTACATGTAAAATCACCTCAACCACTGCGAGTATTAAGTGCGATTTTGTCTCCTAACTCTACAGCAATATGCATAGCCACCAATGACCAAACAATCAGGTTTCATAAAATATGGCAGGAAGACGAATCTTTAATAAAGGAATTACAGGAAAAGGGCCTTTATGGTTCAGATATTATTGAGTATTTCGAAGGGATCGGCGGATATTATCAAGGCGATAATGGTGGAGATAACGACAAAACAATACGGTAG
- the PHO81 gene encoding Pho81p (ancestral locus Anc_5.96), which translates to MKFGKYLESRQLELPDYNGHFIDYKSLKKLIKQLVVSPSILAGSSLAEDTTHFDLDSIDETIIYQRLQENKSTFFFRLDRELEKINSFYMEKELDLTVKFNILNSKFQDYCQVGQQIVSKKNSNSFRNIYDAFLKLQTDLNELEQYIELNRTGFSKALKKWDKRSHSHEKEFYLATVVTVQPIFTRNKVAQLNDATLTILMELNDMQNNSPPSRVNNDNDSNKINNIRNASTDDTDKIVMDRLRTPNQQTTDTLLEDTEEKIDHWYIEVINTSNLRDETRRRDLLSTFIELHIKKELENVSNTIDVDTILKGWITRLFFLLMSSNMTDESLFEFYKSAKQYINLSYCDEADQVYSRKNILHEACNCPRQSRIFILQDAIQQFEEGKFSLESLKALLNAKDIHLRIPLHYACEGGKLDFVQLLLQTKLMNSVNTPDNVMQTPLLLALINNHLEIMKLLLQEEQLTLESLPSSSSSSSSSSSLKYLSPLNVACQYNNFEAAELLLAADINLLNVSDTKGLTPLHIVAKNGTNETNSRKLVQLLIQKGANPNALDTFNKWTPIFYAIQRGQREIVDELLKNGADLAIKDDENRSPLHLTIWESNIQVLNTLLPYLKKQSVPRIDTVASLSKPPVQQQQQQIDSSIPDIDNLSDLDEEDMDDGYKDVSEFTLPPPIIPLRKYGHNFLEKKILVKISLPMGNDCIQLNKDKNLILATPGRVTITPNISDMLPRNIILPIGKDIEEGSEEINITGETGQIIFQVDSLKDFAIDFEIFPIFGSKLIAKSAAMSQLFNNVNLLNSIRTLTLPLFDTRLNTIGSFLFQFQIIFPYPGKPLQITKYEPYWKSTNTGSSNNADSIKNDQHQLITSSSLGGTFVNIKIYGLNDGTIICASDLYLKGKMNMFLNDLTRDQLETMCGYDITDVPSVVEDEQDLQSLLISRIFQFDSLLSRLPKWMQLVFEVCYPTQNERENIPVKMSRYMDMNKYIDGILHIIFEHERELRHSGGNIRSIVFQSVNSNICSILNWKQPNFPVFLSLNSILVPVLPETNFRSNTPNRLLKMEVNKDKCESWDKIGIHSMVDFSVSNNLLGIIIPAGILELCPSIVSSIKKRGLLLVGSYEDKTVNMSILNEMPLMNGLQGNSELIFKEDINMY; encoded by the coding sequence ATGAAGTTTGGTAAATATTTGGAGTCCCGTCAATTGGAGCTGCCCGACTACAATGGACATTTCATCGATTATAAATcgttgaagaagttgattAAACAATTAGTGGTCTCGCCATCCATTTTGGCAGGATCCTCCTTAGCAGAAGATACTACGCATTTCGATCTAGACAGCATCGATGAGACGATAATTTACCAAAGATTGCAGGAAAATAAAtccactttcttctttaggTTGGATAgggaattggaaaagattaattCGTTTTATATGGAAAAGGAATTGGATTTGACTGtcaaatttaatatcttgaattctaaatttcaagattattGTCAAGTGGGGCAACAAATAGTCtctaaaaaaaattcaaactctttcagaaatatttatgatgcatttttgaaattacaaaCAGATTTGAATGAGTTGGaacaatatattgaattaaaCAGAACTGGGTTCTCCAAGGCTTTGAAAAAATGGGATAAGAGATCACATTCCCatgaaaaggaattttATTTGGCTACTGTAGTAACGGTACAACCAATATTTACCAGAAATAAAGTGGCCCAATTGAATGATGCAACATTAACCATCTTGATGGAATTGAATGACATGCAAAATAATTCACCACCAAGTAGAgtaaataatgataatgattcaaataaaatcaataatatAAGAAATGCGTCCACTGATGATACAGATAAAATAGTGATGGATAGACTGAGAACTCCAAATCAACAAACTACCGATACTCTATTGGAGGATACAgaggaaaaaattgatcATTGGTACATTGAAGTGATAAATACATCCAACTTGAGAGACGAAACCAGAAGAAGGGACCTTCTCTCCACTTTTATTGAACTACATATTAAGAAGGAACTGGAAAATGTATCAAACACAATAGATGTAGATACAATACTGAAGGGTTGGATAACCAGGTTATTCTTTCTATTAATGAGTAGTAACATGACTGATGAATCTTTGTTTGAATTCTATAAAAGTGCTAAACAATATATCAATTTGTCATATTGTGATGAAGCCGACCAAGTATATTCaaggaaaaatatattgCATGAAGCCTGTAATTGTCCTCGTCAATCTCgtatatttatattacaAGATGCAATCCAACAATTCGAAGAAGGAAAGTTTTCTCTAGAAAGTTTGAAGGCTTTGTTAAATGCAAAAGACATTCATCTCCGTATTCCACTTCATTATGCCTGTGAAGGTGGTAAACTGgattttgttcaattaTTGTTACAAACTAAATTAATGAACTCAGTAAATACCCCTGATAATGTTATGCAAACACCTTTACTGCTGGCCCTTATTAACAATCATCTagaaataatgaaactaTTATTACAAGAGGAACAATTGACTTTAGAATCTTTACCGTCGTCctcttcatcctcttcatccTCCTCAtccttgaaatatttgtcTCCATTAAATGTTGCATGTCAATACAATAACTTCGAAGCGGCAGAATTACTCCTTGCGGCAGACATCAACCTATTAAACGTATCAGATACTAAAGGTTTAACTCCCTTACATATTGTTGCCAAGAATGGTACTAATGAAAcgaattcaagaaaattggTACAATTATTAATACAAAAGGGTGCTAATCCCAATGCCCTGGAtacatttaataaatggaCACCAATATTTTATGCCATTCAAAGGGGTCAAAGGGAAATAGTTGAcgaattattgaaaaatggagCAGATTTAGCAAtaaaagatgatgaaaacaGAAGTCCGTTACATCTTACCATATGGGAGAGTAATATTCAAGTACTTAATACATTATTACCATActtaaagaaacaaagtGTACCACGCATAGACACAGTAGCCTCGCTGAGCAAACCACCAGtacagcagcagcaacaacagatCGATAGCAGTATCCCTGATATTGATAACTTGAGCGATcttgatgaagaggataTGGATGATGGATACAAAGATGTTTCTGAATTTACACTCCCGCCACCAATTATACCGTTGAGGAAATATGGTCATAATTTCttagaaaagaagattttaGTGAAGATATCATTACCAATGGGTAATGATTGTATCCAATTGAACAAAGATAAAAATCTGATATTAGCAACGCCGGGAAGAGTCACAATCACACCCAATATTTCTGACATGCTACCgagaaatattattttacCCATTGggaaagatattgaagaaggtaGTGAAGAAATTAACATTACAGGAGAAACAGGtcaaatcattttccaGGTGGATTCCTTAAAGGATTTTGctattgattttgaaatattccCAATTTTTGGTTCCAAATTAATTGCCAAGAGTGCAGCAATGTCAcaacttttcaataatgttaATTTGCTCAACAGTATAAGAACTTTGACATTACCACTTTTTGATACGAGATTGAACACTATTGGTTCATTTTTATTCCagtttcaaattattttccCATATCCTGGAAAACCTTTACAAATTACGAAATATGAACCTTATTGGAAATCCACCAACACAGGTAGTTCAAACAATGCTGATTCAATAAAGAATGATCAGCATCAATTAATtacatcatcttcattggGAGGTACTTTTGTTAACATTAAGATATATGGTTTAAACGATGGAACTATTATTTGTGCGTCAGATCTCTATTTGAAAGGCAAAATGAATATGtttttgaatgatttgaCCAGAGATCAATTAGAAACAATGTGTGGATACGATATAACTGATGTGCCGTCTGTAGTAGAAGATGAACAAGACTTGCAAAGTTTACTCATCTCGAgaatattccaatttgattcattattgtcTCGACTTCCGAAATGGATGCAGTTAGTCTTTGAAGTTTGTTATCCAACGCAAaatgaaagagaaaatataCCAGTAAAGATGTCAAGGTATATGGACATGAATAAGTACATTGATGGTATTCTACATATTATCTTCGAACATGAAAGAGAACTTCGACATTCAGGTGGTAATATACGATCCATTGTTTTCCAATCTGTTAATTCGAATATTTGTTCTATcttaaattggaaacaacCTAATTTTCCCGTGTTTTTGTCATTGAATTCTATACTGGTTCCTGTTCTACCTGAGACTAATTTTAGAAGTAATACTCCCAATAGGTTATTAAAGATGGAAGTGAACAAAGATAAATGTGAGTCCTGGGATAAGATAGGAATACACTCCATGGTGGATTTCTCTGTAAGTAATAACCTATTGGGGATTATTATACCTGCAGgaatattggaattatGTCCGTCAATAGTCAGTAGTATTAAGAAGCGGGGGTTATTGTTGGTAGGCTCCTATGAGGATAAGACAGTAAACATGAGCATCCTAAACGAAATGCCGTTGATGAATGGACTCCAAGGAAATTCCGAGttaatattcaaagaagatataAATATGTATTAg
- the DIE2 gene encoding dolichyl-P-Glc:Glc(2)Man(9)GlcNAc(2)-PP-dolichol alpha-1,2- glucosyltransferase (ancestral locus Anc_5.101), with protein sequence MPEENATTTENREEHQTQDSSLDIDAGAQGDLENEVISAILGNLILYPILLLYFLITFIYVTSKVIPYQFIDEKFHVGQTLTYLQGDWFNWDPKITTPPGLYILGWLNYHIWRPFIKSWSDLTILRLVNFIGGMIIFPIFVLRKIFWLNAIASWPVTLMCFPLMATYYYLYYTDVWATIFILASLAVSLSANTSNLKRSMWLSSLLAGISCLFRQTNIVWTGFIMVIAVERSAIIQKQFNTHNFNNYLKLFIHSIDEFQTLVLPFAINFVLFFIYLVWNRSITLGDKSNHSAGLHLVQIFYCYTFIMVFSAPVWISKRFLDRYKQRCLYKFVQTIFELLMIMLVIRYFTKVHPFLLADNRHYTFYLFKRIIGSKSRLIKYFLMAPIYHFSTYCYLEVIRPSQLVFHPILPLPIKEISEVPPLLTHISWTALILCTIFTIVPSPLFEPRYYILPYYFWRVFILCSFEPILDVPVNETDVVKTASVTKRLVLETLWYMLFNVITLYIFIKRPFAWDDEPHPQRIIW encoded by the coding sequence ATGCCAGAGGAAAACGCTACTACAACAGAAAATAGAGAGGAACACCAAACTCAGGACTCATCTCTAGATATAGATGCAGGCGCACAAGGAGATTTAGAGAATGAAGTAATATCCGCCATACTTGGCaatctaattctttatccCATTCTGCTCCTTTACTTTTTAATCACTTTCATATATGTGACATCAAAAGTAATCCCTTATCAgtttattgatgaaaaattccatgTTGGTCAAACCTTAACTTACCTACAAGGTGACTGGTTCAATTGGGATCCTAAGATTACTACTCCACCAGGTCTCTACATTTTAGGGTGGCTGAATTATCATATATGGAGACcttttattaaatcatGGTCAGACTTGACTATCTTAAGATTGGTAAACTTCATTGGGGGTATGATCATTTTCCCAATATTCGTTCTcaggaaaatattttggcTTAATGCAATTGCATCATGGCCTGTTACTTTGATGTGTTTTCCACTGATGGCTACTTACTATTATTTATACTATACAGATGTTTGGGCTACTATTTTCATACTGGCATCATTGGCAGTTTCACTTTCGGCGAACAcatccaatttgaaaagaagtATGTGGCTAAGTAGTTTACTAGCGGGTATAAGTTGTCTCTTTAGACAAACAAACATTGTATGGACAGGATTTATTATGGTTATTGCCGTGGAAAGAAGTGCTATTATCCAAAAGCAATTCAACACACATAATTTCAACAactatttgaaattgtttaTTCATAGTATAGATGAATTCCAAACTTTGGTATTACCATTTGCCATTAATTTTGtgttatttttcatctatCTAGTCTGGAATAGATCCATAACTCTTGGTGATAAATCGAATCATTCAGCGGGATTACATTTAGTCCAAATATTCTACTGTTATACATTTATTATGGTGTTCAGCGCTCCCGTCTGGATATCCAAGAGATTTCTTGATAGATATAAACAAAGATGTTTATATAAATTTGTCCAAACCATTTTTGAACTTCTAATGATTATGCTAGTAATTAGATACTTCACCAAAGTGCATCCTTTTTTACTAGCTGACAATAGACATTATACGTTTTATCTTTTCAAGAGAATAATTGGCTCTAAGAGTAGactaataaaatatttcctAATGGCCCCAATATATCATTTCTCAACATATTGTTATTTAGAGGTCATTAGACCAAGCCAATTGGTATTTCACCCTATTTTACCCTTACctattaaagaaatctCAGAAGTTCCACCATTATTAACTCATATTTCATGGACGGCGTTAATACTATGTACCATATTTACCATTGTTCCATCACCATTGTTCGAACCAAGATATTACATATTACCATACTATTTTTGGAGAGTATTTATTCTCTGTTCCTTCGAACCAATTCTAGATGTACCGGTTAATGAAACTGACGTTGTCAAGACGGCAAGTGTTACGAAAAGGCTAGTTTTGGAGACACTTTGGTACATGCTCTTTAATGTGATTACATTatacatatttattaaGCGTCCATTTGCATGGGATGATGAACCTCATCCGcaaagaattatttggtAA
- the NAS6 gene encoding Nas6p (ancestral locus Anc_5.97): protein MSTLEKLYPLHQACMDGNLAKVQELVEELATPDDIVALDSDNRTPLHWAVSFQREEIVTYLLSFMKEIDLDKLKDDSEWTPVHIAASVGNLFILTQLYDREIKPDLNLQTKQGTTALHLSVAKKHLSVCKFLIDNGASVRLKDQKGQLPLHRAASIGSMTLVELLCTQGKSPVNVRDKQGWTPLFHALAEGHGDIALLLVNKYDADVQLEDNAGKKPADVALNEQVKKFFLQNLA, encoded by the coding sequence ATGTCTACACTAGAAAAATTATACCCTTTACACCAGGCATGCATGGACGGTAACCTGGCAAAGGTGCAAGAGTTGGTTGAAGAACTCGCCACCCCCGATGACATCGTCGCTTTGGATAGCGATAATAGAACCCCTCTACATTGGGCTGTGTCATTCCAAAGAGAGGAGATAGTCACGTATCTATTGTCCTTTATGAAGGAGATAGATTTAGACAAGCTTAAAGATGATTCAGAATGGACCCCGGTCCATATAGCTGCCTCTGTCGGGAATCTATTCATATTGACCCAACTCTACGACAGAGAGATCAAACCAGATTTAAATTTACAAACAAAACAAGGCACTACAGCTTTGCATTTGAGTGTAGCCAAGAAACATCTTTCCGtttgtaaatttttgattGACAATGGTGCTAGTGTGAGATTAAAGGATCAGAAGGGCCAATTACCCTTACACAGGGCTGCATCAATCGGATCTATGACTTTGGTGGAATTACTTTGTACACAAGGGAAGAGTCCCGTAAATGTCAGAGACAAGCAAGGTTGGACTCCACTATTCCATGCATTAGCCGAGGGCCATGGCGATATTGCTCTCTTACTTGTGAACAAATATGATGCCGATGTCCAATTGGAAGACAACGCAGGAAAGAAACCTGCTGATGTGGCATTGAATGAACAAGTGAAGAAATTCTTCCTACAAAATCTAGCATAA
- the PHB2 gene encoding prohibitin subunit PHB2 (ancestral locus Anc_5.98) → MNGAPGDFQKYARAFQQQLAKRGGRNTGRGGVGGGPKGALAGLGGLILLGGGALFLNSSLFNVDGGHRAIVYSRISGVSPKIYPEGTHFIIPWIETPIIYDVRAKPRNVASLTGTKDLQMVNITCRVLSRPNVENLPNIYRTLGQDYDERVLPSIVNEVLKSVVAQFNASQLITQREKVSKLIRENLMGRSSRFNILLDDVSITFMTFSPEFTNAVEAKQIAQQDAQRAAFVVDKARQEKQGMVVRAQGEAKSAELIGEAIKKSKDYVELKRLDTAREIATILAKSPNRVVLDNESLLLNTLIDARLNSKRDK, encoded by the coding sequence ATGAATGGGGCTCCAGGAGATTTCCAAAAGTATGCAAGAGCatttcaacaacaattagCTAAAAGAGGAGGTCGTAACACCGGAAGAGGTGGTGTCGGTGGCGGACCCAAAGGTGCACTTGCCGGACTGGGTGGGTTAATCCTACTAGGTGGTGGTGCGTTGTTTCTAAACTCGTCACTATTCAATGTGGATGGTGGTCACCGTGCGATCGTATATTCACGTATTAGTGGTGTTTCTCCCAAGATTTATCCTGAAGGTACACATTTCATTATCCCTTGGATTGAAACGCCTATTATCTATGATGTGAGAGCTAAACCTCGTAATGTGGCATCATTGACAGGGACCAAAGATCTTCAAATGGTTAATATTACATGTAGAGTGCTTTCTAGACCAAATGTGGAGAATTTGCCCAATATCTACAGAACTCTAGGTCAGGATTATGATGAAAGAGTGTTGCCCTCCATTGTTAATGAAGTGTTGAAATCAGTAGTAGCACAATTCAATGCATCTCAACTGATTActcaaagagaaaaagttTCTAAATTGATTAGAGAAAATTTAATGGGTCGTTCCAGTAgatttaatatattattagatgatgTTTCCATTACGTTTATGACATTTTCACCTGAGTTCACTAATGCGGTAGAGGCTAAACAAATTGCTCAGCAAGATGCACAAAGAGCAGCATTTGTGGTTGATAAGGCAAGACAAGAAAAGCAAGGAATGGTTGTTAGAGCTCAAGGTGAAGCCAAATCTGCAGAATTGATTGGTGAGGCCATTAAGAAATCGAAGGATTATgtggaattgaaaaggtTGGATACTGCTAGAGAGATTGCCACGATCTTAGCCAAATCTCCAAATAGAGTTGTCTTGGATAACGAATCTTTATTGTTGAACACTTTAATTGATGCTAGACTAAATTCAAAGAGAGACAAATAA
- the BNS1 gene encoding Bns1p (ancestral locus Anc_5.99), whose protein sequence is MSYSSIKPNVHPPTIVDSSDTIPEEKSPLGQETSEQIGGSTTWKIKQEPALSSSSSYKLTSKFQHNSLHSNALHKSIFKRQILQKQTASHLNKHNEIKLKLKLKNKFFSPTDKLLSPCSQKLTSHKSKLFTAKSNPTKLNFAMSKLNNDDILMTGSDDDENY, encoded by the coding sequence ATGTCATACTCCAGCATAAAACCTAATGTTCACCCACCAACAATTGTAGACTCATCAGATACCATTCCCGAAGAAAAATCACCTTTGGGGCAGGAAACAAGTGAACAAATAGGGGGCTCCACCACTTGGAAAATTAAGCAAGAGCCAgcattatcatcttcatcttcatatAAACTcacttcaaaatttcagCATAATTCATTACATTCTAACGCATTACATAaatcaatattcaaaagacAAATACTTCAAAAACAAACGGCAAGTCATCTTAATAAGcataatgaaattaaattaaaattaaagtTGAAGAATAAGTTTTTTTCCCCCACTGATAAATTGTTATCTCCTTGTTCGCAAAAATTAACAAGTCATAAATCCAAACTATTCACTGCGAAATCAAATCCaacaaaattgaattttgcaATGAGTAAACTTAATAATGACGACATTCTAATGACTGGATCAGATGACGATGAGAATTATTAA
- the SMI1 gene encoding Smi1p (ancestral locus Anc_5.100): MEGFKKKFKEWVYSMSTEDHYAEYDANATPEFNMGMRSSSRQVNPSEMHLNGGDEEMNVGMEDSNVFPASTDDEFDNTNKGVSEVILAWRHINSWTDEHNPDLNATFGDPCTINDIANAEEDLEILFPAAVKASLRIHDGQEDLESMTGTSGLIYGLPLMTLDEIVNMTQKWRNVAKNLNRQRQNQINNQISGTSGSSASLKNDKPPTSSSGNQFKLPFIPEQKSIPPNAIQNVYAHAAWIPLLTDNAGNHIGVDLAPGELGTYGQVITFGRDFDTKYVIADNWGEFLLSFANDLEAGNWFLVDDNDDFFAGDGELVYRDKKRNGPPQDYFDVLKSRAIEKYKNFTQQTKPSTKEKVPNSNPSVVNSDIHDTESFELEDDDEEITSTHKIELINTEPQDINVDVEKKLPELPAENNVATEDITTVDSTEPEVPEQETATPVEESNNEINEEKEEEEKGLPNAETDNETNMEEVEVEKVQEDFENVAL; encoded by the coding sequence ATGGAGGgtttcaagaagaaattcaaagaatggGTCTACTCCATGAGCACAGAAGATCATTACGCAGAATATGACGCCAATGCCACGCCAGAATTCAACATGGGGATGAGATCGTCATCCAGACAGGTCAATCCATCCGAAATGCATTTGAATGGtggtgatgaagaaatgaacGTCGGTATGGAAGATTCAAATGTGTTTCCAGCATCCACGGATGATGAATTCgataatactaataaagGTGTATCAGAGGTGATTTTGGCTTGGAGGCATATTAATTCTTGGACTGATGAACATAATCCAGATTTGAATGCTACTTTTGGTGATCCTTGTACCATTAATGATATTGCAAatgctgaagaagatttggaaattttgtTCCCCGCAGCAGTGAAGGCTTCATTAAGGATACATGATGGTCAAGAAGATTTAGAATCGATGACTGGTACTTCCGGGCTAATTTACGGGTTACCATTAATGACTTTAGATGAAATTGTAAATATGACTCAAAAATGGAGAAATGTTgccaaaaatttaaatagacaaagacaaaatcaaattaataatcAAATATCGGGCACAAGTGGATCATCTGCATCTCTGAAAAATGATAAACCACCAACTTCCTCATCGGGAAATCAATTTAAATTACCATTTATTCCAGAACAAAAATCTATCCCACCAAACGCCATCCAAAATGTATATGCTCATGCCGCATGGATACCTTTATTAACTGATAATGCAGGTAATCATATTGGTGTCGATCTTGCACCAGGTGAATTGGGGACTTATGGTCAAGTGATCACGTTTGGTAGAGATTTTGATACTAAATATGTGATTGCTGACAATTGGGGGGAATTTTTATTGTCATTTGCTAATGATTTGGAAGCTGGTAATTGGTTCCTTGtagatgataatgatgatttctttgCCGGGGATGGGGAATTGGTTTATAGAGATAAGAAACGTAATGGTCCTCCACAAGATTATTTCGATGTCTTGAAAAGCAGagccattgaaaaatacaaaaaCTTTACCCAACAAACTAAACCTTctacaaaagaaaaagttcCTAATAGTAACCCATCTGTAGTGAACTCTGATATCCATGATACAGAATCATTCGAACTGgaagacgatgatgaagaaataacAAGCACTCACAAGATTGAACTAATAAATACTGAACCTCAAGATATTAATGTTGATgtagaaaagaaattaccAGAATTACCAGCAGAAAATAATGTAGCAACTGAAGACATAACAACAGTTGATTCAACAGAACCTGAAGTCCCTGAACAAGAGACAGCCACACCAGTGGAAGAATCAAATAACGAaatcaatgaagaaaaagaagaagaagagaaaggCTTGCCAAATGCAGAAACAGATAATGAGACCAACATGGAGGAAGTGGAAGTTGAAAAAGTacaagaagattttgaGAATGTTGCATTATAA